A region of Micropterus dolomieu isolate WLL.071019.BEF.003 ecotype Adirondacks linkage group LG01, ASM2129224v1, whole genome shotgun sequence DNA encodes the following proteins:
- the LOC123972054 gene encoding gastrula zinc finger protein XlCGF8.2DB-like gives MKTEADGEDCGGPEPARNSDPDRHLKPAAPDRISNSSEPESDDSFDWEEIRKQAECATSFDHKVHLQENNGIQTGEKLFSCSICGRRFLWKKSLMTHMVLHSEGKCFSCSVCKKTFKCRVKFVKHVRFHTVEKRYVCSFCGKRFPHNSNLTRHLTVHTGEKPFSCSVCIKSFGNRDTLSQHMRVHTGEKPFSCSLCGRRYANKSLLKEHMRIHTGEKPFTCSVCKRSFRVRDQLSKHMRIHTGEKPCSCSVCGKIVAKKSRLKQHMRIHTGEKPFTCSVCKRSFRVRDHLSRHMRIQTGKNLFSCSVCGKTCVGNMSRHMKTHRKEKPFCCTVCNKRYTRLEHLKKHKCAGESSGSK, from the coding sequence CAGATAGACATTTAAAACCAGCTGCTCCTGACAGGATTTCAAACTCCTCTGAACCTGAGTCTGATGATAGTTTTGATTGGGAGGAGATCAGGAAACAAGCTGAATGTGCTACAAGCTTTGACCACAAGGTACATTTGCAGGAAAATAATGGAATCCAAACAGGAGAGAAACTATTTAGTTGCTCAATCTGTGGCAGAAGATTCCTCTGGAAGAAGTCCTTAATGACTCATATGGTACTTCATTCAGAAGGAAAATGTTTCAGCTGCtctgtttgtaaaaaaacatttaaatgcaggGTAAAGTTTGTGAAGCATGTGAGATTTCACACAGTGGAGAAACGCTACGTTTGTTCCTTCTGTGGTAAAAGATTCCCACACAACTCAAATTTGACCCGACACTTAACAGTTCATACTGGAGAAAAACCTTTCAGCTGCTCAGTCTGTATAAAAAGTTTTGGTAACAGAGACACTTTGTCCCAacacatgagagtccacacaggagagaaaccctTCAGTTGTTCTCTCTGTGGTAGAAGATACGCAAATAAGTCACTTCTGAAAGAAcacatgagaatccacacaggagagaaaccattcaCATGTTCAGTTTGTAAAAGAAGTTTTCGTGTCAGAGACCAGTTGTCCAAAcacatgagaatccacacaggggagaaaccctgcagttgttctgtctgtggtaaaaTAGTTGCAAAAAAGTCACGTCTGAAACAACAtatgagaatccacacaggagAAAAACCTTTCACATGCTCAGTTTGTAAAAGAAGTTTTCGTGTCAGAGACCATTTGTCCAGACACATGAGAATCCAGACTGGGAAGAATCTATTTAGTTGCTCTGTCTGTGGTAAAACATGTGTTGGAAATATGAGTAGACATATGAAAACCCACAGAAAGGAGAAACCATTTTGTTGCACTGTATGTAATAAAAGATACACTCGGCTTGAGCATCTTAAAAAGCACAAGTGTGCTGGTGAGAGCAGTGGAAGTAAATGA
- the LOC123971620 gene encoding zinc finger protein 271-like: protein MSKVENEEELGGQRKLLDAVFKPAADIQLLLVSKEEVPPEQQERSPSLDQEDPPEPPHIKEEQEEFWTSQEGELLRGLEEADITKFTFTSVPVKSEEDDEEKPQSSQLHQRLTEQMEAEADGEDCGGPEPARNSDPKRHLQPDSSDSSEHETDDSCDWEEIEKCQSDSNPLLNNEVPASDVECNTGKTSLCSSECATSFGHKEHLQEHNELETAENAFSCSDCGKRFLCKSSLMDHMRLHSEQKHFSCSVCEKTFEFKEYVARHMKVHSQKRPFSCSVCKKSFKWRCKCLNHMRIHTGEKPFSCSVCGRRFTLSSGLSSHLKVHTGEKPFSCSVCKKCFCQRSYFSRHMRIHTGKKDFSCSVCSKTFAQSSDMNKHLRVHTGEKPFSCSVCKKCFRQRSSLSSHMRLHTGEKDFSCSVCNKTFGQSSDMNKHLRVHTGEKPFSCSVCKKSFRQRSNLSIHMRVHTGEKDFSCSVCNKTFGQSSDMNKHLRVHTGEKPFSCSVCKKSFRQRSNLSIHMRVHTGEKDFSCSVCNKTFGQSSDMNKHLRVHTGEKPFSCSVCKKSFRQRSNLSIHMRVHTGEKDFSCSVCNKTFGQSSDMNKHLRVHTGEKPFSCSVCKKSFRQRSNLSIHMRVHTGEKDFSCSVCNKTFGQSSDMNKHLRVHTGEKPFSCSVCKKSFRQRSNLSIHMRVHTGEKDFSCSVCNKTFGQSSDMNKHLRVHTGEKPFSCSVCKKSFRQRSSLSRHMKIHTG, encoded by the coding sequence ACATCCAGCTTCTGTTGGTGAGTAAAGAAGAGGTTCCCCCTGAGCAGCAGGAgaggagccccagtctggaccaggaggacccaccagagcccccacacattaaagaggaacaggaggagttctggaccagtcaggagggagagctgCTTCGagggctggaggaggctgatatcaccaAGTTCACATTCACTTCTGtccctgtgaagagtgaagaagacgatgaagagaaacctcagtcctcacagcttcatcaaagacTAACTGAACAGATGGAAGCAGaagctgatggagaggactgtggaggaccagaaccagccaggaactCAGATCCAAAGAGACATTTACAACCAGATAGTTCAGACTCCTCTGAACATGAGACTGATGATAGTTGTGACTGGGAGGAGATCGAGAAATGTCAGTCAGATTCAAACCCTCTGCTAAACAATGAAGTACCTGCAAGTGATGTGGAATGTAATACAGGAAAAACATCACTTTGCTCCTCTGAATGTGCTACAAGCTTTGGCCACAAAGAACATCTGCAGGAACACAATGAACTCGAAACAGCAGAGAATGCATTTAGTTGCTCAGATTGTGGTAAAAGATTCCTCTGCAAGAGCTCCTTAATGGATCATATGAGGCTTCATtcagaacaaaaacatttcagctgctcagtttgtgaaAAAACTTTTGAGTTTAAAGAATATGTTGCGAGGCACATGAAAGTTCACTCACAGAAGAGACCATTTAGTTGTTCAGTTTgtaaaaaatcatttaaatggaGATGTAAGTGTTTGAATCAtatgagaatccacacaggggagaaacccttcagttgttctgtctgtggtagAAGATTCACACTAAGCTCAGGTTTGAGCTCACATTTAAAGGTTCATACAGGAGAAAAACCcttcagctgctcagtttgtaaaaaatgtttctgtcaaaGAAGCTATTTTTCTAGAcacatgagaatccacacagggaAGAAAGACTTCAGCTGTTCTGTCTGTAGTAAAACATTTGCCCAAAGTTCAGATATGAACAAACACTTGAGAGTTCATACAGGAGAAAAACCttttagctgctcagtttgtaaaaaatgtttccGTCAAAGAAGCAGTTTGTCCTCACACATGAGATTACACACAGGCGAGAAAGACTTCAGCTGTTctgtctgtaataaaacatttggcCAAAGTTCAGATATGAACAAACACTTGAGAGTCCATACAGGAGAAAAACCttttagctgctcagtttgtaaaaaaagTTTCCGTCAAAGAAGCAATTTGTCCATacacatgagagtccacacaggggagaaagaCTTCAGCTGTTctgtctgtaataaaacatttggcCAAAGTTCAGATATGAACAAACACTTGAGAGTCCATACAGGAGAAAAACCttttagctgctcagtttgtaaaaaaagTTTCCGTCAAAGAAGCAATTTGTCCATacacatgagagtccacacaggggagaaagaCTTCAGCTGTTctgtctgtaataaaacatttggcCAAAGTTCAGATATGAACAAACACTTGAGAGTCCATACAGGAGAAAAACCttttagctgctcagtttgtaaaaaaagTTTCCGTCAAAGAAGCAATTTGTCCATacacatgagagtccacacaggggagaaagaCTTCAGCTGTTctgtctgtaataaaacatttggcCAAAGTTCAGATATGAACAAACACTTGAGAGTCCATACAGGAGAAAAACCttttagctgctcagtttgtaaaaaaagTTTCCGTCAAAGAAGCAATTTGTCCATacacatgagagtccacacaggggagaaagaCTTCAGCTGTTctgtctgtaataaaacatttggcCAAAGTTCAGATATGAACAAACACTTGAGAGTCCATACAGGAGAAAAACCttttagctgctcagtttgtaaaaaaagTTTCCGTCAAAGAAGCAATTTGTCCATacacatgagagtccacacaggggagaaagaCTTCAGCTGTTctgtctgtaataaaacatttggcCAAAGTTCAGATATGAACAAACACTTGAGAGTCCATACAGGAGAAAAACCttttagctgctcagtttgtaaaaaaagTTTCCGTCAAAGAAGCAGTTTGTCCAGACACATGAAAATCCACACAGGGTAG